CCTGCATGAGGACGGCTGGACCCAGATATTTGTCTCCGTTCCACCAGTAACTGGGACAGCTGGTGCTGCAGCAGGCGCACAGGATACACTCGTACAGGCCGTCCTGacggagacacacacacacacacacgcgtcacacacacacacacacacacacaggcgtgTCCGGATGCGTTAGCTACCAGTTTCTGCCGGTCCTCCATGCTCTGCAGGTACTGCTCCTGGCCCTGTCTGGACTCGTCCTTCTTCTTCAGGAACGGCTCGATGGACTTGTACTGAGCGTAGAAGTTGCTCATGTCCTGCAGCACACAGATGGCCGATAAATCCAGAACCATATATAATCGTTCCAGATAAAACGATAACAAGAGTTTGATATAATATAATGGTTACGCGGCAAAAGCAGAAGGAAACAACGCGACTCACTTTAAGCTAGgtgtgtgcgatattgacaaaatgatatcttgatattttattgataacgataattagacgatattttgctgagtgtgttattgtgctgttaTCTTAAGAACTACCACGAACAGTTGACTgctaaatttaattatatattttatattctgtGCGAtggtgatagaaattaatcttttccaataggTTTAAATTGATTAGTAGCAccaaaaaaaactcaaaagaaataaaaattgacATTTATCATGATAATTATCGATATCGACTGATATTAAAAGAATTATTGTAATAATTAgcgagatttttttttttggccatatcaCCAAAAAACctggaaagaaattaaaatttgacATTTATCATGATAATTACTGATGTCgactgatatgaaaaaaatgatCGTAATAATTAGCGTGATGTTTTTTGGCCATatcggcaaaaaaaaaaatcagaggaaataaaaatgttacatttatcatgttaattatcGATATTgactgatatgaaaaaaattatcgTAATAATTAGCGTGATAATGTTTTTTGGCCATATTGCCAAAAAAACtcgaaagaaataaaaatgtaacatttctcaTGATAGTTATCAATATCgactgatatgaaaaaaattTCGCGATAATACGGCTTCTTCTCCTGTGGGATACTCACCGGCACCAGGTCTTTGACCACATACATGTGCGGCAGCGGGTAGATCTTCGTCACTTTGCTGGTGTTAGTGTCGATTTTGTTCAGACACGCCAGCGTGTTTCCACCGTTGATATTCATCGCGCAAGATCCGCAGATTCCTGCAGGCAGAACCAGTTCAGAACCGAAACCACATCAGAACcggttcacacacacaaacagatccATCATCTCACCCTCCCTGCAGGAGCGTCTGAAGGTCAGCGTGCCGTCCATCTCGTTCTTGATCTTGATGAGTGCGTCCAGAACCATCGGCCCGCAGctgaaacacacaacacacactctTCAGAGCGGATCTACGGGAAGACGGACTCTGGAGCGAACGGCCGGCGGCTCGACTCACGTGTTCAGGTCGATCTCGTACGTCTGCATGCGAGGTTTGTCTCCGGCGCGGTCCGGATCCCAGCGGTAGATCTGGAACTTCTTGATTCTGGGCTGAGCTGCGGgcgccgccgccgccgccgTCTGCGCGAACCGCACCAcctgaccaatcagaacacaGACACTGACCTCTAGTGTTCACAGACGGAACAACACCCTGATTACATCACATGTTTacatccacctatttttatgtgcattttggaatatcgcattaaaaaaaaacgctggatggaaatgccaagatgcgcataaattctaaaaatacgCATAAACTACgataaaaacacttttatcGAATAAACTCCTTAATGCGCATTAAAAGACATGTGACTTTGCTGGACCAATCAACAGACTGATCTCGCTGCACAGCATCTGAGATGCTAGTTTTGTTATTCTAAAATGCTTGAGCAAAGTCTCGTCAAAGTGCTTCGTTATAATTAActcattaatatagaacgtgattaaactgacctggaactacctgtgcggttcaacacctgccagccaatcagaatccagtattcagacagaccatggcataaccgcaaatattttatgcaatattccaattttgcgcATAAGTTTAATTcgtaactttggatggaaacatagctgcTGACAGTTATTCTGCCAAACCACAGTCAATATAAAACACTCTCAGAAGATaaatgtgtcacatgatccacaCACACTAATATAATATTCCATATAATAGCTGAAATATTAAATGCGTCACATCATATGTTGTTTAAAACATCACTGTATAACAGAAAGAGCAGCTCGTCATTTCATAAACACATCATAAGCCTCAATAAAGATCACTACGAAACAGCTGTAATAATCTGTAACAGCAGACTCTGACGCCGTCAAACTCGATCACAGGTGTATCGATGCGCGCCGAGGACTCGTGTCTGATGTTTCTCACCGTGAGCGAGGCTCGGTGACCGGCGGCGCAGCAGCGGCTCAAGGAGAAACACACCGCGGCCATGATCGCGTCAATCTGACCCTGCGCTCCTCCAGCAGCCCACAATGCACCGCGCGGGACGCGTCTCAAAAACACGCTCGAGGCGGGCCTGTAATGACCACAAATGAAGTGCACTAGATAGGCAGCCCACTAGGTTTTAAAACACAGCCCGTGAGTGATGTTTCGTtgattttataaatatgaatgaCTGATATCACTTCTGCAAAATTTCATATTCACCGCAGTACATCACTCATCAAAAccctttatttattatataaaaaaggtTCTACGGTATATCCAAGAATCTTAAAGATGTTAAAgcagttattttcattttatattataatttgttaatttataatatcgctgtgtattatatattatatatttatacatgtataaaCGATGCTTTACGTGTAATGTCACCTTTTTGCACGTAATGTTGATATTTTTTTGTACTTCTATCTATTGGTACCGtggcattaataataataatattaataataatagaagaTATGAATTACTTTTGAGTGTTTTACTTATAGacataaagtacatttaaaacatattataattattgacTGTAATGAAATCCACTGCGTGGTGTCTCATTCATAATTCGTAATGATTAATCATcctattttatatttctgtcatttatataataataataacttaaataatttaaaagtcggacttttattttggcacgCTAACGAGACTCGCATGACCCGGATGTGACGTCACGTCACCGGTGCAGGCAAACAGCGAGCGCACGAGAAAGAGAGGTCACGCATGTAACAGCGGCTGACGTTGTTCTGCAGTAAGTTACCGTCGGTCACCGGATCGGTCGTCATGGTGTTCCTCACGCTGTCCTGCTGGATCCGGAACCGCGGACCGGACCGGTACTGGAAAGTCCAGGAGCTTCTGAAGAGCGCGCGGGTGAGACGCGAGCAGAAGTCATGTTCATCATCCAATCAGAGCAAAGCAAGCTTACTTTAGTTAGTCTCATTCAGAAACTTATTCTGGGAATAAATCTAATTAATAAACATACACtgactgtatttactgtattgtGTGCTCATTGCAGtattgtgttactccctaaaaGTATAACTAATTGTGTTACTTGGTCACATTTTATGGAAAGTTATGTTACTGGAAAAAGTAATGCGATGTAACTGGCGttacttgtaatctgtaacagCACTGATGTGTGTATGAAGCGGGCTACACAGAACCGTGCCTGTATAGTTATTATAGCAACATTCTGAGAACGTTCTCCAAACCTAAGCTCATTCACTGGCGGGGGGTGGGTGGGGGGCACGCGTTACGTAATCAGGttactttttcaagtaactagtaaagtaacgcattactttccataaaaagtaactaagtaacgtaacTAATTAcctttttagggagtaacgcaatatggTAACGCACTACAGTTTTAAAGGTAGCTTTCACGACTCTGAGTGTTTTGGCAGCATTTCCGCGGCAGGAAGAACCGCTGCTACAGTCTGGCGGTGCGCGCCGTCCGCAGGGCCTTCGTCTACGCCAGCAAAGCTCGGAAAGCCAAGCGACGCAGTATGAGACAGGTACGACGCAGGTCATGTGACCTCACACCTGTCAATCACTCACTCACGCTGAGCTCTAACACACGTGTGTGTCGCAGCTGTGGATCCAGCGCCTCGCAGCGGCCAGCAGAGAGCAGCACATGAAGTACCCCGTGCTCATACACAACCTGCTCAaggtgagagtgtgtgtgtgtgtgtgtgtgtgtgtgtgagagagagagagagagagagagtgtgtgtgtgagagtgtgtgtgtgtgtgtgtgtgtgtgagagagagtgtgtgtgtgtgtgtgtgtgtgtgtgagagagagagagtgtgtgtgtgtgtgtgtgtgtgtgtgtgagagagagagagtgtgtgtgtgtgtgtgagagagagagtgtgtgtgtgtgtgtgtgtgtgtgtgtgtgtgtgtgtgtgtgtgtgagagagagagtgtgtgtgtgtgtgtgtgtgtgtgtgtgtgtgtgtgagagagtgtgtgtgtgtgtgtgtgtgtgtgagagagagagagagagagtgtgtgtgtgtgtgtgtgtgtgtgtgtgagaaagtgtgtgtgtgtgtgtgagagtgtgtgtgtgtgtgtgtgtgtgtgtgagtgtgtgtgtgtgtgtgtgtgtgtgagtgtgtgtgtgtgtgtgagtgagtgagagagagtgtgtgtgtgtgtgtgtgtgtgtgtgtgtgtgtgtgtgtgtgagagtgagtgtgttaaccgtgtgtgtgtgtgtgtgtgtgtgtgtgtgtgtgtgtgtgtgtgtgtgagtgtgtgtgtgttaaccgtgtgtgtgtgtgtgtgtgtgtgtgtgtgtgagtgagtgtgtgtgttaaccgtgtgtgtgtgtgtgtgtgtgtgagagagtgtgtgtgtgttaaccgtgtgtgtgtgtgtgtgagtgagtgtgttaaccgtgtgtgtgtgtgtgtgtgagtgagtgtgtgttaaccgtgtgtgtgtgtgtgtgttaaccgtgtgtgtgtgtgtgtgtgtgtgtgtgtgtgtgtgtgtgtgtgtgagagtgagtgtgtgtgtgttaaccgtgtgtgtgtgtgtgtgtttgtgctctcAGTGCAGCGTCCAGCTGAACAGACGTGTGTTGTGTGATCTGTCCATCACGGAGCCGCGCTCGTTCAAGGCTCTGACCGCTCTGGCACACACTCGCCGGACCGAGGGCTTCAGAGCAGCGCTGGGTGACGGCAGCGAGCCTCCGGGCGTCTTCTCACGCATCAcgcagccaatcacagcacagcACGGCTGACCATGTGACCTGACGGCCCGTCTGGACCTCTTCCTGTAAATAAGTGTCGTTTGTGGAtctcaataaaacattttcctatttaaagacTGCCGTGTTGTGCTCATAATCATAACCACGTCTCGTTTCATGACACACGGATTGTTTCGAAGCCGATTCACAGCAATAAACTGTGAATAACAGCGATAATAAATGCTGTCAAATCCATCAGTTATGAAACTACAACCTGAAGGTCATGGCATTTTATTATGAAAGATCACATATTGCAGATTAAACTGATCAGGAAAAATgatcatataaatgtaaatgtatttctcTGCTATCTAAGCTCATGTAATGACTAATAAAACCTTTAATTGCATATAAACACAATACAAATAAGACAGTTCTACATGAATATATGACAGATGTTATATAAATGAGCGCTGGTCTAACAAATAATGAAACTTCATGTGTATTTTCAGTTATTGTAATACATGTTTAATATCTGACGCTCACAGCTGATGTTCTGATATAAAAACCCATGAATAAAACACTTCAGTAATTCATTAGTAAAAGCTGCATTATTAaccagtattattttagtatgaatggaatactattatagtttttgtttatattgaaTTTTTTGCTTTCGTGTTGATtttagttttgtcattttttatggGGTTTTCTTGTTAAATAcgtttatatagtttttattactttttaatgtatgtattttattatgtattccTTATGAATTGTCAGATTAATGaacattcataataatataataaaataaatccatacTTTATGTTATATTGTATTCAAGTAACGGAAATGTTTGAATGGTTTTAGTTGTTGTGTACTGTAATAACGCTTTATTAATTCAGTGCCACAAGAACAAGTGTTCTTCACATGATCATATTAACATTAGCTGCCagagaagaaagaaaggaagaaacaCAGCTTCAGGATTCTTGGAAGATGACATACTCTGGATATACTGTAGAacctctttttttaaaaacaataaataaagggTTTTGATTTACTGCGGTGAATATGAAATTTTGCTAGACGTAATAATAGGTTAGTAATAAAACATCCAATAATTTTAATCGCCCAAATGTCGCATGTGACGCTGCAGACTGACGCAAGACCCGCGCTGACGCCGCTGGGCCACCGTACGCCGCGAGGGGCGTGGCCTCCTCCCTGACCTTCTGAAGGACGAGCGCGTCAGCCAATCAGCGCGGCGCGGCGGCGCGTCAGGagcagtgcgcatgcgcagagCGCGGCGTGACACTCGTGGAGTGGAAGTGTGTGATCGGTGATCCCGgttcatctgtgtgtgtgtgtgtgtgagaaggtGTCTGTCGGCGGATCATGTCGTGGCTCTTCGGACTCAATAAAGGTCAGAGCGGCGCTCCACCGGACGCTCCGGTTCCGCCCGCTCCTCCTCCTCCGGCCGGCGGCTCCGGCTCCGGTTCGGGCGACAAACCCAAGGACAAATGGAGCAACTTCGACCCGACGGGGCTGGAGCGCGCGGCGCAGGCGGCCAAAGACCTGGACCGATCGCGTGAGTATCTTTCATTCACTGCGCGGATGTCGCGATCACGTGAAGGGCATCGGGTCAGAGGTCAGTGCTGGTTTAGTGATGTGTGACCCCTGTGACTGCAGGTCACGCCAAAGACGCGCTGGATCTGGCGCGCATGCAGGAGCAGACCGTTCAGATGGAGCACCAGAGCAGAATCAAGGTAAGATCCGGATCACACTGAGTCCAGATCACACTGAGTCCAGATCACACTGAGTCCAGATCATCACACTGAATCCAGAAtatcacacagacacagagtCCAGATCATCGCACTGAGAGCAGCTGTGGTCAGTCTGTCAGAAAGagagatgatgatgaagaacgCTTGACAGACTCTGTTAAAGTGCAtccaataaagtgcatccatccatcataaaaagtgcctCTCAAGGCTCCGGAGGGGCTGAATAAAGCCCTTCTGAAGTGAATCGTTGCATTGTTATAAGAAAAACATCATATTTgaaactttataaaccgtaatCTCTAGCATCCGCTCACTGTCGTAttccattttgggtgaactatccctttaagccagAGTTTATGAAAATACATGAGATGAAGTGTCTGTATTGATTGAGAATTTGAagaaattaatgaaatattacataattatgcaatcatttacaataataatatcaatGGAAGTCTGTTTCCAGCacggaatttaaaaaaaaccccaaaaaacgGAATTGCGActgtttcacaattctgacattttttttttctcatatttatGAGATGTAAACCTCAAAAAAattggaattgtgagatataaacaaaatatcgtttttcttgcaattcagagtttgtctcacaattctgacatttttgaatatttattttgaacatttataaaaacaataataataatattaatagtaaatGTTTTCAGGACACACggaatattttcatatttatttatatattttatttatttttaggtaGAAAtgcttacaaaatatttataaatcttttttctgccaaaaaataaaaaaggttattgtgactttttatttcacaattcagacttttttttttattcaattgcaagaaaatagaatagtgagagagacagaaatcttgctgttttgacttttaatgcaaTTGTTTATCTCAGAGTCTGAATTGTAAGATAAAGTGATGATTAcctcttttattgttttatcttGCAGCGGAAAAGGGCTTC
The sequence above is a segment of the Onychostoma macrolepis isolate SWU-2019 chromosome 22, ASM1243209v1, whole genome shotgun sequence genome. Coding sequences within it:
- the sdhb gene encoding succinate dehydrogenase [ubiquinone] iron-sulfur subunit, mitochondrial, with the translated sequence MAAVCFSLSRCCAAGHRASLTVVRFAQTAAAAAPAAQPRIKKFQIYRWDPDRAGDKPRMQTYEIDLNTCGPMVLDALIKIKNEMDGTLTFRRSCREGICGSCAMNINGGNTLACLNKIDTNTSKVTKIYPLPHMYVVKDLVPDMSNFYAQYKSIEPFLKKKDESRQGQEQYLQSMEDRQKLDGLYECILCACCSTSCPSYWWNGDKYLGPAVLMQAYRWMIDSRDDYTEERLSKLQDPFSLYRCHTIMNCTKTCPKGLNPGKAIAEIKKMMATYKEKTTASA
- the mrpl20 gene encoding 39S ribosomal protein L20, mitochondrial, with translation MVFLTLSCWIRNRGPDRYWKVQELLKSARHFRGRKNRCYSLAVRAVRRAFVYASKARKAKRRSMRQLWIQRLAAASREQHMKYPVLIHNLLKCSVQLNRRVLCDLSITEPRSFKALTALAHTRRTEGFRAALGDGSEPPGVFSRITQPITAQHG